A window of the Eubalaena glacialis isolate mEubGla1 chromosome 9, mEubGla1.1.hap2.+ XY, whole genome shotgun sequence genome harbors these coding sequences:
- the LOC133098099 gene encoding LOW QUALITY PROTEIN: small ribosomal subunit protein uS14-like (The sequence of the model RefSeq protein was modified relative to this genomic sequence to represent the inferred CDS: substituted 2 bases at 2 genomic stop codons), with the protein MGLVTAILEKPLLGTLVDNTSKAQPFSHSHKIRHQXLYXSHPQKFSQSSNSYCICSNWHRLIRKYNLNVCHQCFHQSMKDTGFIKLD; encoded by the exons ATGGGCCTCGTGACTGCCATCCTAGAGAAGCCACTTTTAGGCACTCTGGTTGACAATACCAGCAAAGCGCAGCCTTTCAGCCATTCCCA CAAGATACGTCACCAGTAGCTCTACTAGAGCCATCCACAAAAATTCAGCCAGAGTTCTAACTCTTACTGCATCTGCTCAAACTGGCACCGTCTGATCAGGAAATACAACCTAAATGTGTGCCACCAGTGTTTCCATCAGTCCATGAAGGATACAGGATTCATCAAGTTGGACTAA